One Bradyrhizobium manausense DNA segment encodes these proteins:
- a CDS encoding FAD-dependent oxidoreductase: MLDLAIVGGGPGGLMSAWYLKRKLGDLCRITIYEASDRLGGKIVTRKFDSAPAMYEAGVAEIYDYSMTGPDPLRELIQHFGLQTIPMDAEQVQFGGELLNDVAGMRRKYGAKTAAAIESFRKRCADEMSPIEYYEGVGAHDNENPWAYKTAEQVLDEEVEDETAKRFFKVMARSDLATESHNTNGLNALKNYLMDVDGYIGLYSIQNGNEQLIECLQSEVNADIQLNHRVLTVGKAPTGRYQLKMMNGKGPETRDFDLVLMCLPHSWLSTVGWVGEQLRKSMVKHVSYFDRPAHYLRVSILFDSPFWGDKISGAWFMSEAFGGCCVYNEGARHDVGKHGVLNWLIPGSDALAFANLSDQELIDAALKSLPASLGDARAHFMEGKTHRWLSSVNAIPGGLPVRDVMTNHRPEPKEHPGIVVVGDYLFDSTLNGLLDSSDAATDIILTEMMRLRRERAQEEGETLSDKIDRDYFENYRGLGPYSETWSHFTDPDYLTKLIGIVWGRAKGTKLLVAGSASGELVGALRDRGIDAWGIENNRAIHAKTPKALKKYNKLGSVTDMPFKDASFDYVFETSLCHVAPRQVVRAIRELNRVVRTGLVFGSITSDMASAVIDRYDLLRGVKKLGTWWEWSELFFGNGFDLSMHRKDCTDALWTATLAANKGPGQWYADADSLRYSFFDKIEGDDD; this comes from the coding sequence ATGCTTGATCTCGCAATCGTAGGCGGCGGCCCCGGCGGGCTGATGAGCGCCTGGTACCTGAAGCGTAAGCTCGGCGACCTCTGCCGCATCACGATCTACGAAGCCTCGGACCGGCTCGGCGGCAAGATCGTGACGCGCAAGTTCGATTCCGCACCGGCGATGTACGAGGCGGGCGTTGCCGAGATCTACGACTACTCGATGACGGGTCCCGATCCGCTGCGCGAGCTGATCCAGCATTTCGGCTTGCAGACGATTCCGATGGACGCCGAGCAGGTGCAGTTCGGCGGCGAGCTCCTCAACGACGTCGCCGGCATGCGCCGCAAATACGGCGCCAAGACCGCGGCGGCGATCGAGTCGTTCCGCAAGCGTTGCGCCGACGAGATGTCGCCGATCGAATATTACGAGGGCGTCGGTGCCCACGACAACGAGAACCCCTGGGCCTACAAGACCGCCGAGCAGGTGCTCGACGAAGAGGTGGAAGACGAGACCGCAAAGCGCTTCTTCAAGGTGATGGCGCGCTCGGATCTCGCGACCGAGAGCCACAACACCAATGGCCTCAACGCGCTCAAGAATTACCTGATGGATGTCGACGGCTATATCGGCCTCTACTCCATCCAGAACGGCAACGAGCAACTGATCGAATGCCTGCAGTCGGAGGTCAACGCCGACATCCAGCTCAATCATCGCGTGCTCACCGTCGGCAAGGCGCCGACCGGCCGCTACCAGCTCAAGATGATGAACGGCAAGGGACCGGAGACGCGCGACTTCGATCTCGTGCTGATGTGCCTGCCGCACTCCTGGCTCTCCACCGTCGGCTGGGTAGGCGAGCAGCTGCGCAAGTCGATGGTCAAGCACGTTTCGTATTTCGATCGTCCAGCGCATTACCTGCGCGTCTCGATCCTGTTCGATAGTCCGTTCTGGGGCGACAAGATTTCCGGCGCCTGGTTCATGTCGGAAGCCTTCGGCGGCTGCTGCGTCTACAACGAGGGCGCGCGCCACGACGTCGGCAAGCACGGCGTGCTGAACTGGCTCATTCCCGGCTCCGATGCGCTCGCCTTCGCCAATCTGTCGGACCAGGAGCTGATCGATGCTGCGTTGAAATCGCTGCCGGCCTCGCTCGGGGATGCGCGTGCGCATTTCATGGAAGGCAAGACCCACCGCTGGCTGTCGTCGGTCAATGCGATTCCGGGCGGTCTGCCGGTGCGAGACGTCATGACCAATCACCGGCCCGAGCCGAAGGAGCATCCCGGCATCGTCGTGGTTGGCGACTATCTGTTCGACTCCACGCTGAACGGCCTCCTCGACTCCTCGGACGCGGCGACTGACATCATCCTGACCGAGATGATGCGGCTGCGCCGCGAGCGCGCGCAGGAGGAGGGCGAGACGCTCTCCGACAAGATCGACCGCGACTATTTCGAGAACTATCGCGGTCTCGGCCCCTATAGCGAGACGTGGAGCCACTTCACCGATCCCGACTATCTGACGAAGCTGATCGGCATCGTCTGGGGCAGGGCCAAGGGCACCAAGCTCCTGGTCGCGGGCTCCGCCAGCGGCGAACTGGTCGGCGCGCTGCGTGATCGCGGCATCGATGCCTGGGGCATCGAGAACAACCGCGCGATCCATGCCAAGACGCCGAAGGCGTTGAAGAAGTACAACAAGCTCGGCTCCGTCACCGACATGCCGTTCAAGGACGCTAGCTTCGACTACGTGTTCGAGACCAGCCTCTGCCACGTTGCCCCCAGGCAGGTGGTCCGCGCGATCCGCGAGTTGAACCGCGTGGTCAGGACCGGCCTCGTGTTCGGCTCGATCACCTCGGACATGGCATCAGCCGTGATCGACCGCTACGACCTCTTGCGCGGGGTCAAGAAGCTCGGCACCTGGTGGGAATGGTCCGAACTGTTCTTCGGCAACGGCTTCGATCTGTCGATGCACCGCAAGGACTGTACCGACGCGCTCTGGACGGCGACGCTCGCCGCCAACAAGGGGCCGGGCCAGTGGTATGCCGACGCCGACAGTCTGCGCTACTCTTTCTTCGACAAGATCGAAGGCGACGACGATTAG
- a CDS encoding ABC transporter ATP-binding protein, whose protein sequence is MASRPLSPDKQKLAAQEAAELEDKLAAHAPEPEDDEDDEDEDDDELELDDDDDEDLVVFTAREAAGALATILGFVRPFLSNYKRILGYVAFGVLVETLFNVIMPLSLKFLIDDALGEEDFQALYKILGVLAVAGIFTSIVAVWYERWDARLAACIISDVRKRLFEHVQDLPAAYFGRTKRGEILSRFSVDLSAFEGSVKTFANSAALPFLELIAGIILMLFLNWQLAVVALLVFPITLIGPRILTPKAVHANYEQKLNESALLGMVQENVAAQAVIKAFSLQRKMFGFFAFRNDETRNRIAAAAFLSTMVERTVTISVLLLHLVVLAIGAYLATKGQITIGTFVTFESAFWEVSYNIAHVMHFIPVSISSAAAIRHIQELLDEPTRGADRPGAPDLPRITNDITFDHVTFQYEGGQMPVLDNLSLKLNVGKRIAIVGPSGSGKSTLLNLILRLYVPDEGRVTIDGVDIRKVTLDSLRRSMAVVFQENMLFNMSIRENIRLGKEGATDEEVEEAAKKAEIHRYIMSLPQRYDTPVGERGDTLSGGQRQRIAIARAIIRNPSVLLLDEATSALDQTTEAAINRTLLKVAKGRTMIWSTHRLTSVVEMDEIIVISGGRAIERGSHAELLARNGSYRKLWNDQIHQPHGAAAQADDDSDDDDEDEDDLDEDDDDEEE, encoded by the coding sequence ATGGCGTCCAGGCCTCTTTCTCCCGACAAACAGAAGCTCGCCGCGCAAGAGGCGGCCGAGCTCGAGGACAAGCTCGCCGCTCACGCGCCCGAGCCGGAAGACGACGAGGACGACGAAGACGAGGACGACGACGAGCTTGAGCTCGACGACGATGATGACGAGGATCTCGTCGTCTTTACCGCCCGGGAAGCCGCTGGCGCGCTCGCGACCATCCTGGGGTTCGTCAGGCCCTTCCTGTCCAACTACAAGCGCATCCTGGGGTACGTGGCGTTCGGCGTCCTGGTCGAGACGCTGTTCAACGTCATCATGCCGCTCAGCCTGAAATTCCTGATCGACGACGCGCTCGGCGAGGAGGATTTCCAGGCACTGTACAAGATCCTCGGTGTGCTCGCGGTCGCCGGCATCTTCACCTCCATCGTCGCGGTCTGGTACGAGCGCTGGGACGCGCGACTGGCCGCCTGCATCATCTCCGATGTCCGCAAGCGCCTGTTCGAGCACGTCCAGGACTTGCCGGCGGCCTATTTCGGCCGCACCAAGCGCGGCGAGATCCTGTCGCGCTTTTCGGTCGACCTCTCGGCCTTCGAAGGCTCGGTGAAGACCTTTGCCAACAGCGCCGCGCTGCCGTTCCTGGAGTTGATCGCCGGCATCATCCTGATGCTGTTCCTGAACTGGCAGCTCGCGGTAGTCGCGCTGCTGGTGTTTCCGATCACGCTGATCGGTCCGCGCATCCTGACGCCGAAGGCGGTGCACGCCAATTACGAGCAGAAGCTCAACGAAAGCGCGCTGCTCGGCATGGTGCAGGAGAACGTGGCGGCGCAGGCCGTGATCAAGGCGTTCAGCCTGCAACGCAAGATGTTCGGCTTCTTCGCCTTCCGCAACGATGAGACCCGCAACCGGATAGCCGCGGCCGCGTTCCTGTCGACGATGGTGGAGCGGACGGTCACCATCTCGGTGCTGCTGTTGCACCTGGTCGTGCTCGCGATCGGCGCCTATCTCGCGACCAAGGGCCAGATCACTATCGGCACCTTCGTCACCTTCGAGAGCGCGTTCTGGGAGGTCTCCTACAACATCGCCCACGTGATGCACTTCATCCCGGTGTCGATCTCCTCGGCTGCCGCGATCCGCCACATCCAGGAGTTGCTCGACGAGCCCACCCGCGGCGCTGATCGGCCCGGCGCGCCCGATCTGCCGCGGATCACCAACGACATCACCTTTGACCACGTGACGTTCCAGTACGAGGGTGGCCAGATGCCGGTGCTGGACAATCTCAGCCTCAAGCTCAACGTCGGCAAGCGCATCGCCATTGTCGGCCCGTCAGGCTCCGGCAAGAGCACGCTGCTCAATCTGATCCTGCGGCTCTATGTGCCGGACGAAGGGCGCGTCACCATCGACGGCGTCGACATCCGCAAGGTGACGCTGGATTCGCTGCGTCGGAGCATGGCGGTGGTGTTCCAGGAGAACATGCTGTTCAACATGTCGATCCGCGAGAACATCCGGCTTGGCAAGGAAGGGGCGACCGATGAGGAGGTGGAGGAGGCCGCCAAGAAGGCCGAGATCCACCGCTACATCATGAGCCTGCCGCAGCGCTACGACACGCCGGTCGGCGAGCGCGGCGATACGCTGTCGGGCGGCCAGCGCCAGCGCATCGCGATCGCGCGCGCGATCATCCGCAATCCCTCGGTGCTGCTGCTCGACGAGGCGACCTCGGCACTCGATCAGACCACGGAAGCCGCGATCAACCGCACGTTGCTGAAGGTCGCCAAGGGCCGCACCATGATCTGGTCGACCCACCGCCTGACGTCGGTGGTCGAGATGGACGAGATCATCGTCATTTCAGGGGGCAGGGCGATCGAGCGCGGCTCGCATGCCGAGCTGCTCGCCAGGAACGGTTCCTATCGCAAGCTCTGGAACGACCAGATCCACCAGCCGCACGGCGCGGCCGCTCAGGCCGACGACGACAGCGACGATGACGACGAGGATGAGGACGACCTCGACGAGGATGATGATGACGAGGAGGAGTGA
- a CDS encoding FAD-dependent oxidoreductase — protein sequence MRYTDIAIIGGGLAGSTAAAMLGRAGISSVLIDPHETYPADFRVEKLSGHVQVERFQRTGIADSVLRRATFSGENWIARFGRLLDRAPSRQFNILYDAFVNAIRDEIPETVERIWTKAVSIQTSPERQRIALANGETVSARLVVLANGLNVGLRHQLGIIRNIISAGHSISIGFDVVPAGRHSFDFPALTYFSERPSDRIPYLTFFPIGTRMRANLFVYRGFDDPWLREFRRSPAETLNAALPRLKRITGAFDIPGELKIRPVDLYVNDASHQPGVVLAGDAFATSCPVAGTGCDKVFTDVERLCNVYIPQWLASDGMDADKIAAFYADPVKRACDQWSAAKAFDFRSVSIATGPYWKAQRWARFMAWWTQGILRRPGSAFHLEPNFLGHSSSSSSSSSRSSSSSSSSSLSSSA from the coding sequence ATGCGGTATACCGATATTGCCATCATCGGCGGGGGACTTGCCGGCTCGACCGCCGCTGCGATGCTCGGACGCGCCGGCATTTCGTCAGTGCTGATCGACCCGCATGAGACCTATCCGGCCGATTTTCGCGTCGAAAAGCTCAGCGGTCACGTCCAGGTCGAACGATTCCAGCGGACCGGAATCGCCGACTCAGTGCTGCGCCGCGCGACGTTCTCTGGCGAGAACTGGATCGCGCGTTTCGGCCGCCTGCTCGACAGGGCACCAAGCCGACAGTTCAACATCCTCTACGACGCTTTCGTCAACGCGATCCGCGACGAGATTCCCGAAACGGTCGAGCGTATCTGGACCAAGGCGGTGTCGATCCAGACCAGTCCAGAGCGGCAGAGAATCGCCCTGGCCAATGGCGAGACCGTCTCGGCCCGGCTGGTCGTGCTCGCCAACGGCCTGAACGTCGGCCTTCGGCACCAGCTCGGCATTATCAGAAACATCATCAGTGCCGGCCATTCGATCTCGATCGGATTCGACGTGGTGCCGGCGGGACGACATTCGTTCGACTTCCCGGCATTGACCTATTTCTCGGAGCGGCCGAGCGACCGCATCCCGTACCTCACATTTTTCCCGATCGGCACGCGAATGCGCGCCAATCTGTTCGTCTATCGCGGTTTCGACGATCCCTGGCTGCGCGAATTCCGCCGCTCGCCGGCCGAGACCTTGAATGCCGCCCTGCCGCGCCTGAAGCGCATCACCGGCGCCTTCGACATTCCCGGCGAGTTGAAGATCCGGCCGGTCGATCTCTATGTGAACGATGCCAGCCATCAGCCGGGCGTGGTGCTGGCGGGCGATGCCTTCGCGACCTCCTGCCCAGTTGCGGGCACCGGTTGCGACAAGGTGTTCACCGACGTCGAGCGGCTCTGCAACGTCTACATTCCGCAATGGCTGGCGTCCGATGGGATGGATGCGGACAAGATTGCCGCCTTCTATGCCGATCCAGTCAAGCGGGCCTGCGATCAATGGTCGGCAGCGAAAGCCTTCGACTTCCGCTCGGTCTCGATTGCGACCGGCCCTTACTGGAAAGCGCAGCGCTGGGCGCGCTTCATGGCGTGGTGGACTCAAGGGATATTGAGAAGGCCTGGAAGCGCTTTCCATCTGGAGCCGAACTTCCTCGGTCACTCCTCCTCGTCATCATCATCCTCGTCGAGGTCGTCCTCATCCTCGTCGTCATCGTCGCTGTCGTCGTCGGCCTGA
- the rpsL gene encoding 30S ribosomal protein S12 — MPTINQLIAQPREVQKSRKKVPALQQSPQKRGVCTRVYTTTPKKPNSALRKVAKVRLTNGFEVIGYIPGEGHNLQEHSVVMIRGGRVKDLPGVRYHILRGVLDTQGVKNRKQRRSKYGAKRPK; from the coding sequence ATGCCGACGATCAACCAGCTGATCGCTCAACCGCGTGAAGTGCAGAAGTCGCGCAAGAAGGTGCCGGCGCTGCAGCAGTCGCCGCAGAAGCGTGGCGTTTGCACCCGCGTTTACACCACGACCCCGAAGAAGCCGAACTCGGCGCTCCGTAAGGTTGCCAAGGTGCGTCTGACCAACGGTTTCGAGGTGATCGGCTACATTCCGGGTGAGGGCCATAACCTTCAGGAGCACTCGGTGGTCATGATCCGCGGCGGTCGCGTCAAGGACTTGCCCGGCGTGCGCTACCACATCCTCCGCGGCGTGCTGGATACCCAGGGCGTCAAGAACCGTAAGCAGCGTCGTTCGAAGTACGGCGCGAAGCGTCCGAAGTAA
- the rpsG gene encoding 30S ribosomal protein S7, with amino-acid sequence MSRRHSAEKREVLPDPKFGNIIVTKFMNSVMYAGKKSVAEGIVYGAFGIIESKTKQNPLGVFEQALENVMPTIEVRSRRVGGATYQVPVEVRSVRRQALGIRWLISAARERNEKTMTERLSAELLDASNNRGNAVKKREDVHRMAEANRAFSHYRW; translated from the coding sequence ATGTCTCGTCGCCACTCAGCGGAAAAGCGCGAAGTTCTTCCCGATCCGAAGTTCGGGAACATCATCGTCACGAAGTTCATGAACTCGGTGATGTACGCCGGCAAGAAGTCGGTCGCGGAAGGCATCGTCTACGGTGCATTCGGCATCATCGAATCCAAGACCAAGCAGAACCCGCTCGGCGTGTTCGAGCAGGCACTCGAGAACGTCATGCCGACGATCGAAGTGCGCTCCCGCCGCGTCGGTGGCGCGACCTACCAGGTTCCGGTCGAAGTTCGCTCGGTGCGCCGTCAGGCTCTGGGCATTCGCTGGCTGATCTCGGCCGCGCGCGAGCGCAACGAGAAGACGATGACCGAGCGGCTCTCGGCTGAGCTCCTGGATGCGTCGAACAACCGCGGCAACGCCGTCAAGAAGCGGGAAGATGTGCACCGGATGGCGGAAGCCAACCGCGCCTTCTCGCACTATCGCTGGTAA